GCATCGCCGCCCTGCACGGTCGGCTGCACCTCGTCGACCGCGACGACGCGAAGACCTCCACCGGCCACGGCTCCCCGCTGCCCACCCTCGTCCACGGCGGACCGGGCCGCGCCGGCGGCGGGGAGGAGCTCGGCGGGGTGCGCGGCATCCACCACTACATGCAGCGCACCGCGGTCCAGGGATCCCCCGACCTGCTCACCGCCGTCACCGGCGAATGGGTCCGGGGTGCGGCGACCCGCACCGTCACCCGCGCCGATGTCGAGGCCGGCACCGGTGTGCACCCGTTCCGCAAGTCGCTGGCGGAGCTGCGCATCGGCGACCAGCTGGTCTCCGAACCGCGGGAGATCACCCTCGAGGAGATCCAGGCCTTCGCCGACTCGACCGGCGACACCTTCTACGCCCACACCGACGAGGAGGCCGCGACCGCCAACCCGTTCTTCCCGCGGCGCGTCGCCCACGGCTACCTGCTGGTCAGCTGGGCCGCCGGACTGTTCGTCGAGCCGGCGCCGGGTCCGGTGCTCGCCAACTACGGTCTGGAGAACCTGCGGTTCATCACCCCGGCGACCTACGGGGACACCATCCGGGTCACGCTCACCGCCAAGCGGATCACCCCGCGCGTCACCGACGACTACGGCGAGGTCTGCTGGGATGCGCTGATCACCAACCAGAACGACGAGACCGTGGCGTCCTACGACGTGCTCACCCTCGTCGAGAAGGAGAACACCACCTACGCGAACTGGGGTGACAGGTGATGACCGCCGCGACAGGCCTGCAGACCACCCCGGACACGATCCTGGCGCCCGGGGTGGCCATCGGTGAGGACTTCGCCTGGGTGCGCACCATGTTCCGGGAGGACGCCGCCTCCCAGTTCCTCGGAATCACCGTCACCCACGTGGAGGACGGGGTGTGCGAGGGTGAGTTCACGGTGCGTCCGGAGATGTGCAACGGACACGGCAACGCCCAGGGCGGGTTCCTCTACTCGTTCGCGGACTCCCTGTTCGCCGGTGCCTGCAACGCCGGCGGGCAGGCCGCGGTCGCCGCCTTCAACACGATGCACTACATCGCCCCCGGGCACGACGGCGACCGGGTCCACGGCCGGGCCGTGCAGTCGGACACCTGGGGCCGCAACGGCATCACCGACGTCGAGCTGAGTGTGGACGGTCAGGTCATCGCCCAGTTCCGTGGCACGTCGCGGGTCGTACGGATGCCGGAGAAGTAGGACCCGCACAGACGAAACTCTCACCTCACCGGGTACGCGCAGCTGCTCCGTGCGTACCTGGGGAGGTGAGAACTTTCGCTGTCCGGGCGCGGGAAAGCCCCCGGTCGCCTGCGCTGCAGGGCGTCCGGGGGCTGGTCCGTGGTTGCGGAGGCTCAGTCCTTCGGGCGGTTGTCGACCAGGCGCGTGGCCTTGCCGTCACCGGTGTCGAGGGTCTCGAGGACCTCGACCGCCGTGGAGATGCCGATGCGGTTCTTGATCTGCTGCGTCAGCCAGGCCGCGGCGTCCTCGCGGTGCGCGGCGGCGAGCCCCTCGACAGCCCCGACCTTCACGGTGAGGCTGTCCATGCGTCCCTTGCGGTCGAGGACGCACTGGTAGCGGGCGCGCAGGTCGTCGTGCTCGGTGATGATCTCCTCGAACTGGGAGGGGAAGCAGTTCACGCCGCGCAGGATGATCATGTCGTCGTTGCGGGCGAGGATCTTGTCGATCCGCCGCATCGACCGCGCCGTGCCCG
This is a stretch of genomic DNA from Corynebacterium nuruki S6-4. It encodes these proteins:
- the paaI gene encoding hydroxyphenylacetyl-CoA thioesterase PaaI; this translates as MTAATGLQTTPDTILAPGVAIGEDFAWVRTMFREDAASQFLGITVTHVEDGVCEGEFTVRPEMCNGHGNAQGGFLYSFADSLFAGACNAGGQAAVAAFNTMHYIAPGHDGDRVHGRAVQSDTWGRNGITDVELSVDGQVIAQFRGTSRVVRMPEK